A stretch of the Helicoverpa zea isolate HzStark_Cry1AcR chromosome 15, ilHelZeax1.1, whole genome shotgun sequence genome encodes the following:
- the LOC124636919 gene encoding omega-amidase NIT2 isoform X1 produces the protein MSASPSTPDAAHPRFLQKPILNLGGLRIALVQMAVGMDKKKNVAAAVQQIHKAKENGAQLVALPECFNAPYGTKYFKEYAETVPDGETSLALQEAARSAGVCVVGGTLPERAGCYLYNTCTVWDNCGNLVAQHRKVHLFDIDIPGKITFKESDVLSAGDHITTFEFLGVKIGLGICYDLRFFEMAQIMSKEGCSVLIYPGAFNMTTGPRHWELLGRARANDLQLWVALVSPARDTKAEYVAWGHSMLIDPWGKVVQELDEKPGLLCADIDLRMVEEVRSQIPVRSQRRTDIYDTISTHDEN, from the exons ATGTCCGCGTCCCCGTCTACTCCCGATGCGGCGCATCCACGGTTTTTACAAAAACCTATACTAAATCTTGGTG GGTTGAGAATAGCCCTGGTCCAAATGGCTGTGGGTATGGACAAGAAGAAGAATGTAGCAGCTGCAGTCCAACAGATTCACAAAGCCAAAGAGAACGGAGCACAGCTTGTAGCATTGCCAGAGTGCTTTAATGCTCCTTATGGCACAA AATACTTCAAAGAATACGCAGAGACTGTACCGGATGGGGAGACGTCGCTAGCGCTACAAGAGGCGGCGAGGTCCGCCGGCGTGTGCGTGGTGGGCGGCACGCTGCCGGAGCGAGCTGGCTGCTATCTGTACAATACTTGCACTGTATGGGATAATTGCGGGAACCTCGTCGCGCAGCATAGGAAG GTACACCTATTCGATATAGACATCCCCGGCAAGATAACGTTCAAGGAGTCAGACGTGCTGTCGGCCGGAGACCACATCACCACGTTTGAGTTCCTCGGCGTGAAGATAGGCCTCGGTATCTGTTACGATCTGCGCTTCTTTGAGATGGCGCAGATCATGTCTAAAGAAG GGTGTTCCGTCCTAATATACCCGGGAGCATTCAACATGACGACAGGTCCCCGACACTGGGAGCTCCTGGGCAGAGCCCGAGCTAACGACCTACAACTATGGGTAGCCCTCGTCAGCCCCGCGAGGGACACGAAGGCGGAGTACGTGGCGTGGGGACACTCCATGCTGATCGATCCTTGGGGGAAAGTGGTCCAGGAGTTGGATGAGAAGCCTGGGTTACTGTGTGCTGATATTG ATCTGAGAATGGTAGAAGAAGTAAGAAGTCAAATCCCCGTGAGAAGTCAGAGAAGAACAGATATTTACGACACCATCAGCACACACGATGAGAACTGA
- the LOC124636919 gene encoding omega-amidase NIT2 isoform X2 gives MLQRGLRIALVQMAVGMDKKKNVAAAVQQIHKAKENGAQLVALPECFNAPYGTKYFKEYAETVPDGETSLALQEAARSAGVCVVGGTLPERAGCYLYNTCTVWDNCGNLVAQHRKVHLFDIDIPGKITFKESDVLSAGDHITTFEFLGVKIGLGICYDLRFFEMAQIMSKEGCSVLIYPGAFNMTTGPRHWELLGRARANDLQLWVALVSPARDTKAEYVAWGHSMLIDPWGKVVQELDEKPGLLCADIDLRMVEEVRSQIPVRSQRRTDIYDTISTHDEN, from the exons ATGCTCCAAAGAG GGTTGAGAATAGCCCTGGTCCAAATGGCTGTGGGTATGGACAAGAAGAAGAATGTAGCAGCTGCAGTCCAACAGATTCACAAAGCCAAAGAGAACGGAGCACAGCTTGTAGCATTGCCAGAGTGCTTTAATGCTCCTTATGGCACAA AATACTTCAAAGAATACGCAGAGACTGTACCGGATGGGGAGACGTCGCTAGCGCTACAAGAGGCGGCGAGGTCCGCCGGCGTGTGCGTGGTGGGCGGCACGCTGCCGGAGCGAGCTGGCTGCTATCTGTACAATACTTGCACTGTATGGGATAATTGCGGGAACCTCGTCGCGCAGCATAGGAAG GTACACCTATTCGATATAGACATCCCCGGCAAGATAACGTTCAAGGAGTCAGACGTGCTGTCGGCCGGAGACCACATCACCACGTTTGAGTTCCTCGGCGTGAAGATAGGCCTCGGTATCTGTTACGATCTGCGCTTCTTTGAGATGGCGCAGATCATGTCTAAAGAAG GGTGTTCCGTCCTAATATACCCGGGAGCATTCAACATGACGACAGGTCCCCGACACTGGGAGCTCCTGGGCAGAGCCCGAGCTAACGACCTACAACTATGGGTAGCCCTCGTCAGCCCCGCGAGGGACACGAAGGCGGAGTACGTGGCGTGGGGACACTCCATGCTGATCGATCCTTGGGGGAAAGTGGTCCAGGAGTTGGATGAGAAGCCTGGGTTACTGTGTGCTGATATTG ATCTGAGAATGGTAGAAGAAGTAAGAAGTCAAATCCCCGTGAGAAGTCAGAGAAGAACAGATATTTACGACACCATCAGCACACACGATGAGAACTGA
- the LOC124636918 gene encoding D-amino-acid oxidase, with product MVKIVVLGAGVIGVASAVKIKEKYKDCEVVLMSSEFSPNTTGDGSGGLWYPYLCGDTPTKLIEKWGIETYEFLQELWRSAGIGVCMMPIYSFYSNKESFSRPGWKDMVQEYHELNDKQLEFYNRMYSAKYAAGLTFKTFVISPPALLTYLTKRFERAGGTLVQAKLSSLQDPILDGFDVVVNCTGLGARVLVPDDRVVPVRGQIAKVKAPWIKEAVIDHEGGNYLIPNADTCVLGGTHQNDFSTEIYPEDTEFIMEGCKKMMPGLEHAELVSHWAGLRPGRDAIRLEPEHKNGKLYIHNYGHGGSGFTLCWGCGEEVLQILQKELNKNKRLWRNSKL from the exons atggTGAAAATTGTAGTCTTAGGCGCTGGTGTGATCGGCGTGGCGTCTGCAGTTAAAATAAAGGAGAAGTATAAGGATTGTgaa GTGGTGTTGATGTCAAGCGAATTTTCCCCGAACACCACTGGAGACGGTTCGGGAGGTTTATGGTACCCATACCTTTGTGGAGACACGCCTACCAAACTTATCGA GAAATGGGGAATAGAAACCTACGAATTCCTTCAAGAGTTGTGGCGCTCAGCTGGCATCGGCGTCTGCATGATGCCTATCTACAGTTTCTACAGTAACAAGGAGTCGTTCTCTCGGCCTGGCTGGAAGGACATGGTGCAGGAATACCACGAACTTAATGATAAGCAGCTGGAGTTCTATAATCGGATGTATTCTGCTAAATATGC TGCCGGCCTAACCTTCAAAACATTCGTGATATCCCCACCAGCCTTACTCACATACCTTACAAAGAGGTTCGAACGCGCCGGCGGGACCCTTGTCCAAGCAAAACTGTCGTCACTTCAAGACCCAATACTGGACGGTTTCGATGTGGTGGTGAACTGCACTGGTTTGGGAGCCAGAGTACTCGTGCCTGATGATAGAGTCGTGCCTGTTAGGGGACAGATCGCTAAA GTGAAAGCTCCGTGGATCAAAGAAGCCGTCATCGATCACGAAGGTGGTAACTACCTAATTCCCAA TGCAGACACGTGTGTGTTGGGTGGCACACATCAGAATGACTTCAGCACGGAAATATACCCTGAAGACACGGAGTTCATTATGGAGGGATGCAAGAAGATGATGCCGGGACTTGAA CATGCAGAATTAGTGAGTCACTGGGCAGGCTTGAGGCCGGGACGAGATGCGATCCGACTGGAACCAGAGCACAAGAATGGAAAACTGTACATACATAACTATGGACAtg GTGGAAGTGGTTTCACCCTATGTTGGGGATGCGGAGAAGAAGTGTTACAAATATTGCaaaaagaattaaataaaaacaagcgTTTATGGAgaaattcaaaactttaa
- the LOC124636913 gene encoding uncharacterized protein LOC124636913: MPINQLGGPILWHSIDYFPLVHVVRQTDERFSTILTKIGDGLQLNNDNISLIESRHKTQAWCKENVPDAVRLYYSNNEVDSYNRSAILNAYNCLAHDIMLGYSSEQENRQYQGKLHKMTVAETDGLPYLLPLAEGYPYMITSNIDVADGLVNGVIGVLRHIERQQSNVDDNSADAGPSTSTTSPAAREEIVTLWFEFPDKTTGTRAKVKCRPHVQSKPNTLSINWVPVYKKIVNITLTKTIKCKRKQFPCSPACAITIHKSQGGTFAVIVYKYSSKQPQQLVYVALSRVTSMEGLHITEKDAINTDGRETIHRQQEISVMNTFDFVDTHFEQLLIMQ, translated from the coding sequence ATGCCGATCAACCAATTAGGAGGTCCGATTCTTTGGCACAGCATTGATTATTTCCCACTGGTTCATGTTGTACGACAAACCGATGAGCGGTTTTCAACGATTCTAACAAAAATCGGCGATGGACTTCAACTGAACAATGATAATATCTCCCTTATTGAGTCCAGACATAAAACTCAGGCTTGGTGCAAGGAAAACGTGCCTGATGCTGTCAGGCTGTATTATAGTAACAATGAAGTGGATTCATACAACCGAAGCGCAATTCTAAATGCATACAACTGTCTCGCACATGATATTATGCTTGGTTATTCAAGTGAACAAGAAAATAGACAGTACCAAGGTAAACTACACAAGATGACAGTGGCGGAAACCGATGGATTACCGTACTTACTGCCATTGGCAGAAGGATATCCCTACATGATAACTTCTAACATAGATGTCGCTGATGGGTTGGTAAATGGAGTTATTGGTGTCTTGCGACATATCGAACGTCAGCAGTCAAATGTAGATGACAATTCTGCAGATGCAGGACCATCGACCAGTACAACTTCGCCAGCAGCTAGAGAAGAAATTGTTACTTTATGGTTCGAGTTTCCAGACAAAACAACAGGAACCAGAGCAAAAGTTAAATGTCGACCTCACGTGCAAAGCAAGCCAAACACTTTGTCTATAAACTGGGTACCAGTTTATAAGAAAATAGTAAACATTACACtaacaaaaactataaaatgcAAACGAAAACAGTTTCCTTGCAGTCCTGCTTGTGCCATCACTATTCACAAGTCACAAGGTGGGACGTTTGCTGTCATTGTTTATAAATACTCATCCAAGCAACCACAACAGTTGGTGTACGTGGCGCTGAGTCGGGTAACAAGTATGGAAGGCTTGCATATCACCGAAAAAGATGCTATAAATACGGACGGGAGGGAAACGATTCACAGACAACAAGAGATATCCGTAATGAATACATTTGACTTCGTGGACACACACTTCGAACAATTACTGATAATGCAGTAA
- the LOC124637125 gene encoding zinc finger protein 708-like translates to MGDVQVCRICLNMGVAMQDLLAYPLETYFASFMIESKPVHAELPPYACYECAALLKKYHLFKQKCLQSQGLLCGIIDDCGKITPLQIKSINRQNLLAVSKVTQIDILVEKSTNSLNIDLPYTYIVEETTNFLNVGQPNFMVENIKKEDHDDTAVSDEITPCISSDEEESENIGKKFRDLEKVDICVKMDLQESDDQELPITTVDVKRQPLRKSRATAKKQGRLKTNNTRVNKKRSTEVKDDSLCEDEGLDDITVVTLSLAEQLEEINKRKQSSNYLNCPYQCHLCYKGFNKTLTWKHHLSKHSPNAGDIECNICKYRFKTKRNLQRHALNHGKKYLCNLCSYNSSNITTVKQHQGSHKGVTHKCNFCDEVFTVRTTYVCHMRIKHPSENICGYCGYSFYSKRGLIVHKNMVHKDVDENAEQSTEAGPYCAECDVKFISTEAYKRHMVMSVKHTQSTESINGCRVCGATFRDAEELRLHHRKEHPKRQPKHYRAKAVTKWPTQCEHCPQEIENARAYWKHFRTMHPNENYPVQKKCVCDICGKRFTCNALLTIHKRTHIGERPYKCSRCDRACYSAFDLRIHQQKHSDARPFPCTFCAKAFKRKEALERHLKIHSGDNPYKCEICGVAFNKSCTRTLHVRTVHTKEPAPPRKRRNKINK, encoded by the exons ATGGGAGACGTACAAGTGTGTCGTATTTGTCTTAACATGGGTGTAGCAATGCAGGACCTGTTAGCTTACCCCTTAGAAACTTATTTTGCATCATTCATGATTGAGAGCAAG CCAGTACATGCTGAATTACCTCCATATGCTTGCTACGAGTGTGCAGCACTGCTGAAGAAGTATCATTTGTTCAAGCAGAAGTGTCTGCAAAGCCAGGGCCTGCTGTGTGGGATCATTGATGATTGTGgaaag ATTACACCactacaaataaaatcaatcaaCAGACAGAACCTTCTAGCAGTTTCTAAAGTCACTCAAATTGACATACTAGTAGAAAAAAGCACGAATTCTCTCAATATTGATCTACCTTACACATACATAGTAGAAGAGACtacaaactttttaaatgttgGCCAACCAAACTTCATGgttgaaaatattaagaaagAGGATCATGATGACACGGCGGTGTCTGATGAAATTACTCCTTGTATATCTAGTGATGAGGAAGAATCGGAGAATATTGGGAAGAAGTTTCGAGATTTGGAGAAGGTTGATATTTGTGTGAAGATGGACTTGCAAGAGTCTGATGATCAAGAG CTCCCAATAACCACAGTTGATGTAAAAAGGCAGCCGCTTCGTAAATCGCGAGCCACAGCTAAGAAGCAAGGCAGACTAAAGACGAATAATACTAGAGTTAATAAAAAGAGGTCGACTGAAGTGAAGGATGATAGCCTCTGTGAAGACGAGGGTTTGGATGATATTACTGTTGTTACTTTGTCG CTAGCAGAGCAGTTGGAAGAGATAAACAAACGCAAGCAGTCGTCCAACTACCTGAACTGTCCTTACCAGTGTCACTTGTGTTATAAGGGGTTCAATAAAACCCTCACGTGGAAGCATCATCTTAGTAAACATTCGCCC AACGCCGGAGATATAGAGTGCAATATCTGTAAATATCGATTTAAAACGAAAAGGAATTTACAACGACATGCTCTGAACCACGGCAAGAAATATCTGTGCAACTTATGTTCATACAACTCTAGTAATAT TACCACAGTGAAGCAGCATCAAGGATCCCATAAAGGCGTGACTCATAAGTGCAACTTTTGTGATGAAGTTTTCAC AGTTCGAACAACATACGTCTGTCACATGCGTATAAAACACCCTTCTGAGAACATCTGTGGTTACTGCGGCTACTCGTTCTACAGTAAACGCGGACTCATCGTACACAAGAACATGGTGCATAAGGACGTTGAT GAGAACGCAGAACAGAGCACAGAGGCGGGTCCCTACTGCGCGGAGTGTGATGTCAAGTTCATCTCTACTGAAGCGTACAAGCGACACATGGTCATGTCCGTCAAACACACGCAGAGCACGGAATCTAT TAACGGGTGCCGTGTCTGCGGGGCTACGTTCAGGGACGCTGAGGAGTTGCGGCTGCATCATCGCAAGGAGCACCCGAAGAGACAGCCTAAACATTACAGGGCGAAGGCCGTCACTAAGTGGCCGACACAGTGTGAGCAT TGTCCGCAAGAGATTGAGAACGCGCGTGCCTACTGGAAACATTTCCGAACAATGCATCCCAATGAAAACTATCCAGTGCAGAAGAAATGCGTTTGTGATATATGCGGGAAGAGGTTCACG TGCAATGCTCTCCTAACGATCCACAAACGGACCCACATAGGCGAGCGTCCGTACAAATGTTCTCGCTGCGACCGCGCGTGCTACAGCGCCTTCGACTTGCGCATCCACCAGCAGAAGCACTCGGACGCCAGGCCCTTCCCCTGCACCTTCTGTGCTAAGGCCTTCAAGAGGAAAGAGGCTCTCGAAAGGCATTTAAAG ATCCATTCTGGTGATAATCCATACAAATGTGAGATTTGTGGCGTGGCCTTCAACAAGTCTTGTACGCGGACCCTTCATGTCCGCACCGTGCATACTAAGGAACCCGCGCCGCCAAGAAAACGAAGGAACaaaatcaacaaataa